The window cctggttcctcaggctgtagataagggggttcagggctggaggcaccaccgAGTACAGAACTGAAAGGgccagatccagggatggggaagagatGGAGGGGGGCTTCAGGTACTCAAAAAATGAGGTGCTGACAAACAGGGTgaccacagccaggtgagggaggcaggtggaaaaggctttgtgccgtccctgctcagaggggatcctcagcacaaccctgaagatctgcacataggagaaaaccATGAACACAAAACAGCCAAAAGCTAAGGAGGCACCAACCACAATAATCCCAAGTTTCCTGAGTTTtgagtgtgagcaggagagcttaAGGATGTGTGGGATTTCACAAAAGAACTgtcccagggcattgccatggcacaggggcagggaaaatgcattggctgtgtgcagcagagcattgagaaaggcactggcccaggcagctgctgccatgtgggcacaagcgctgctgcccaggagggtcccgtagtgcaggggtttgcagatggacacgtagcggtcgtagcacatgatggtcaggagggaaaactctgctgagatgaagaacataaagaaaaatacctgagcagcacatcctgagtaggagatggtgctggagtcccagagggaattgtgcatggctttggggacagtggtgcagatggagcccaggtcgctgagggccaggttgagcaggaagaagaacatgggcatgtgcaggtggtggccgcaggctatggcgctgatgatgaggccgttgcccaggagggcagccagggagatgcccagcaagaggcagaagtgcaggagctgcagctgccgtgtgtctgccaatgccagcaggaggaagtgcctgatggagctgctgttggacattccTTCACTCTGGGCATGGTGGACTATTGAAAGAAGACGTTGACAAGTTGGGTCCAACTTTCTGAGTCAGTCCTATGGATTTTGCATGGAATCCACTCAAAATTAATTCTCTTCCTGGAGGGGGGACTTTGCTAGAATTTTTTGATTGGGTGTTTTTGCTGCTGACTTACTGATTCATCTTCAGCATGGCTGTGAGGCTGAacactggggagcccagagggaaaacagggctCCCTGAGCCCCAGTGCAGTCGGACCTGCTGGTCCCCACAAAGGAGCCCTTGGATCATTTCACCTCCTTCTAGTTCAGGGTGATCACACTTAAAATGTGCTTGAAAACAAAGTGGACTTTTGAAATGCTCctgttttaaaacttattttctcGAAACTCTTTGCtctctccctgtgcagctggacaTGGAGGGATGGAAAGGGTTGgtctggctctctgctgcctggagttgtgcctgctgggagctgtttctctctatccaagccttgtccctgccagtgctgccagagcccagcccagccctgggggctcagctctgccctgcagacccctcccagcacagggcactgcccaggggcatctccctggcagcagggccttaAGGGCAGGCCAGacaaacagagatgctgcaagccaaggagctgctgctgttgtgtgtagggagaggaggctgaggaggcactttctgagggagatctgaggcccatctgctgatgcccaggctgacagtgcaggaggctcagtgacacagccaaagctgagagcccctttcccttccctttaggagaaagctgagagcagccctggccatgcagcaccatctccagagcaggaggaatctgccctgctgggggtggctccttgcacctggagcttctcccctgcagcgtccatggggagctgccaggcaggctgagagctgcccctggcaggtggcacatgccctgggctggccaagagccctgagggctgcaggagctgctctgcaggacagccctgggcagccctggctgcagccccagcttcagcccctgcagccgtccctggcagcaggagccgtcctgccctgtccctctgacggtgcccagggcagccccgctctgcagcacatccttcccctcctcctcctgctcctcctcctgctcctgctcctcctgtgccacagagaaactgggagagtcctcctgacacatcccccaggctctggggtctgctggcttcaggagatccctccaggagcacaggggacattgccctgcacccacacactcaccatgcacagggctgtgaagatctttccccaggtgaagtctcagctcaatgtcttcccaatcctgattgccttcagcctgtctctgcctggctcctgtgccctcagtgcctgcaggcagagccctcagccctgctgggctgggagaggagctgggcctgggaagagctgttcctttaaagctcagcagcacagacacagcacaaggactttaatgagcctctcggggatttggtgttgtttacatcagactcagtccctgagagagtgatcaaaaaacttctcaagaactcaaagGTAAATTGAAACTTCaaagtttcttgaagttttaatgggtcCCACTGAGGGACACGACTgggaaagtgtccccaggttccagtcAGAGCAGAACACTGCAGGCActgatgacagctggggacaaacaaggccaaggtgtctctggtgctgagcagagctggatgtgtttggggaatgccaagggccaaggcctgagccccagggcctggccaggcagatcctgtccctccctccttgctcagggctcttgccgggatgggcactggcacgtggggatgtgcaatgccaagggcaggagcatggggcggcccctgccaggctgctgagcagggacaaggaggccatgaggccccaggcctgcaagggtcacttgtctcctgctcctgcctcagtgctttcctttttatggaaaagaaccatccctccttcccaggcaccCTTGGTGGGAAAACAGGACTCCCATACAACTCACCAATATGATTAAGCTGAAGCCACTGATTGTTTACATTATCCACTTATTTATGCATTCTAACTCTACTGCATACACTGATCACGCATCTCTTCATTGGTGCCTCTCTCTTGTCCTTGTGTTCTGCGCTCACTTCTCAGGGTATGTgattggttacagtccaggtggTTCACAGCCCTCTGTTATCTAGTTCTTGTGGTCTTGGtattctgtttctcagcattttctttcttcatttagcacagtttatgtcttagtaaccttggtgaattccagagggctctgataAGAAGAACTACAAGCAATATGGCTGGTGCACAGTGTGGCCTAAgttgttcagatacattgctacaactcccccttcttcttctttcaccAGCCAAAcccttttcactgtattttttacCAAGTGGGTCACCAATATCACTATGCATGGAATAGCTCAAAGCAATATAATAGTAACTACTAGTAATAACAAAGCTCCCTTTAAGGGATCTTTCAATCATCCAGTTCTTCCCCATCCCTCAAACCATTCATCCAAGCCCCAATCATTCAGagtcaatttcttcatgttgtcTTGTAGTTGTTTGAGTTTCCTATGAATGGATGTAGACTGGCCAGAGAGATTCATacaacacattccttcaaaatcctcacacctgtgcccatgtgctaacagcaaaaaatctaTAGCAGCTCTGTTTTGCAGTGTGCCATGTCTAATACCATCTACATCAGTgagcatttgatttaaaatagctgaacttgtgttcagtgtgggaatccacaaaatcagagggtttttggggaagctgcaaaaggcaggcctcagagacagcaggactgtgattagagctaagcagtagccatgagattggtcagcagaaaaattatttaaaaagtagaaaagcacggacaaatagaacaatggtctgtgtattaacgcttgtctagaaaaagtctctaagctacagaaaagttcttCTAGCAAGAgattaggaagtttgaagcttaaaaatggagctctgtgcattgtgttttaaggcttataagcaggtattgtattcaaaataagcaagcattgttttaaccaaaggtacctgtgctaatagtggttggatagaactactgtcaatatgcttttgctttgtgggattggtcaaaaaacttttaaagtaagttgtaacattgcattctttgtctgctgccgaggacacgagctgctggcatcttcccattctcataaccatgtaatgagactgatgttggaaaataaaacagctcaaggcacgttccacagcagccccgtcccatttgtgatttgtacatagcCCCTGGCTCTCTCTATACAAGACAGACTGTGCAAAGCACTTTATGCTATGAATTTCATGAATTGCTCTCAAAAAGAACCAAACCCCCCCGTCTTAAGGCACTTTCATAACAACATGTACACACACCTCAAAGAAAGACCGCCAGTACTTGACCAGAATCATGAATCTAAAATTATTGAAGGGCCTTACCCTCTCATTATGTGGGGGAGAGGATATGCTTGTGTTTCTACAGATACAGGACCCCAGTGGATTCCCAGAAGATTTATCAGTAGACCACAGATGTGAAGACGACCCCTCGAATGAACACAAAGTCAGATCCCTCTCCCACCAtgccacagaagcagctttctcttggagatgaagaaaaaagaaattcatatatCCAAACATTGTGGCAAGGACACTCATCGCACGTAGATACATCCCACTGATAACATCCATGTCAATCTCAAACGCAGAAAcacccctgccttttccaccatcCCTCTACCAGTGACCTTTTATCCCTACCCCCTGCCTCTTTCCCCTCTtgaaactgctcctttttccctccctcaaacttcccttaaaaaagagaagggcGTGATTGGGAGGAGTTGGGAAGAACTATAGGgggaacttaaaaatatttaagaatgtcTTAAAAGAAGTCAACTAATGTGTGTTTTTACCATACACAAGTGAAAACTACCCAGTGGGAAAGAAGAAGTATGATTCTTTCTGTGACACCCTCCAGGGCACCCCACAGCAGAACCAGTGCCATCGTTGTCATCGTCTTTATCAGCGCCCTCATCTGTATCCAAGTGACCACCGGCTGGATCGTccctcagccaaaacaaaacatctgggTCACTTTGGCAAAGTCATTAAAGCAAGACAGTCTTTGCATGGCCATTGGAAGTGTAGACGGTCCGCTCTTAACATGCCTGGTGGGAGTCCCCCTGTCACCAAACGACTGCCCGTATGTAGGTAATAAACCCaaccccatggacacctgggaCGAGTGGATGAAGATCCTCCCCCACCATGTCTccacaggacttgcttttccaggcccaggatggtgttctgggcagtggtgtgaggcacagggtCGGTCTCCAGCCATCCCGTGGCGGCTTCCATCGTGGTCAGCACGTAGcgcttgccctggcgtgtctggggcagtgggatggagtcaatctgccaggcctccccatacttgtacttgcACCACCGCCCACCGTACCACAGGGGCTTCACtcgcttggcctgcttgatggcagcacacgtctcacagtcatggataacctgagaaatactgtccatggttagatccacccctcggtctcgtgcccacttacaggtggcatctctgccctgatgacctgaggcatcatgggcccattgaGCTGGGAACAACTCCCCCGtatgttgccaatctaagtctGTCTTTGGCACCTCTATCTTTGCAGCCTGACCTACCTGCTCGTTGTTTTGGTGTTCCTCACTAGCCCGACTCTTGGGGACATTGGCATCTCCGTGGcagactttcacaggtagctCTTCTACCTGAGTGGCAATGTCTTTccattcatcagcagcccagattgattttcctctatgctgccagttggactttttccacctttccagccaaCCTCACAGATCATTGGCTACCACCCATGAATCGATTTAAAAGGTATCGTTTTGgccccttctct of the Molothrus aeneus isolate 106 unplaced genomic scaffold, BPBGC_Maene_1.0 scaffold_34, whole genome shotgun sequence genome contains:
- the LOC136570537 gene encoding olfactory receptor 14J1-like, whose amino-acid sequence is MSNSSSIRHFLLLALADTRQLQLLHFCLLLGISLAALLGNGLIISAIACGHHLHMPMFFFLLNLALSDLGSICTTVPKAMHNSLWDSSTISYSGCAAQVFFFMFFISAEFSLLTIMCYDRYVSICKPLHYGTLLGSSACAHMAAAAWASAFLNALLHTANAFSLPLCHGNALGQFFCEIPHILKLSCSHSKLRKLGIIVVGASLAFGCFVFMVFSYVQIFRVVLRIPSEQGRHKAFSTCLPHLAVVTLFVSTSFFEYLKPPSISSPSLDLALSVLYSVVPPALNPLIYSLRNQELKVAVWRLITGWFQEQ